A portion of the Verrucomicrobiota bacterium genome contains these proteins:
- a CDS encoding rhomboid family intramembrane serine protease, whose translation MHPSTRVLNGADTRRRLWPAGMTPPVVTYAVTVLCGLIYLLELWNRRAVFSLLVDPLRDLPQTGWPSVLAITLVHDYRSPMHIVFNLLAFLALGRVVEQAIGSIRYLLLLVALAWVSSSYQLGLEHAIGIGLSGVIYGVFGFMLGASRRNRIFRWYVSQNLRMMLGWAVLCVVLTHFNILGVANTAHFSGLFFGAICGLAYSFPRYAPALWVLAFGLAVAGPVLVARAA comes from the coding sequence ATGCATCCCTCGACCCGCGTGCTCAACGGAGCCGATACCAGGCGACGACTCTGGCCGGCCGGCATGACCCCGCCCGTGGTGACCTATGCGGTGACCGTGCTGTGCGGGCTCATTTATCTCCTCGAACTTTGGAACCGGCGAGCCGTTTTTTCTCTCCTGGTGGACCCGCTTCGTGATCTCCCGCAGACGGGTTGGCCCTCGGTTCTGGCCATCACGCTGGTGCATGACTACCGCTCGCCCATGCACATCGTCTTCAACCTGCTCGCCTTCCTGGCGCTCGGCCGGGTGGTCGAACAAGCCATCGGCAGCATCCGGTACCTGCTGTTACTCGTGGCTCTTGCCTGGGTGTCGTCGAGCTACCAACTCGGCCTGGAACACGCCATCGGGATCGGGCTTTCCGGAGTTATCTACGGCGTATTCGGCTTCATGCTGGGGGCGTCGCGCCGGAACCGGATCTTCCGCTGGTACGTCAGCCAGAATCTCAGGATGATGCTCGGCTGGGCGGTGCTCTGCGTGGTGCTCACGCATTTTAATATTCTCGGCGTGGCCAACACCGCCCACTTCAGCGGCCTGTTTTTCGGTGCGATCTGCGGACTCGCTTACAGCTTCCCGCGCTATGCCCCGGCGCTCTGGGTCCTGGCCTTCGGCCTGGCCGTAGCCGGCCCCGTCCTGGTGGCACGCGCCGCGTAG
- a CDS encoding alpha/beta fold hydrolase, translating into MNRQAATINGVEINYTLGGEPGRPVVILCHPLGVNLNVWAYQVPVLEQHFQVLRYDLRGHGGSAVGQTPYRLETLAADAAGLLDHLRIDRVAFTGLSIGGMIAQVFALQYPERLSALVLCSTGSRTAPQAKAGFDQRIQKVETEGMGSQVPLVLQNWFTDGFREAAPATMGWIAGMLRSTRVAGFVGCCRAIQELDVLDRLPAIQVPTLLIAGEQDKNFPPAVSEQSRQRIAGSELKALSNAAHLGSVEQVHAFNEAVSGFLQRFLL; encoded by the coding sequence ATGAACAGGCAAGCAGCGACGATCAACGGAGTTGAGATCAACTATACCCTCGGGGGAGAGCCGGGCCGGCCGGTGGTGATCTTGTGCCATCCTTTGGGCGTTAACCTCAACGTCTGGGCCTACCAAGTCCCAGTCCTGGAGCAACATTTTCAGGTGTTGAGGTACGACTTGCGCGGGCATGGAGGAAGTGCGGTGGGCCAAACGCCTTACCGTCTGGAGACATTGGCGGCGGATGCGGCCGGCCTCCTGGATCACCTCCGGATCGATCGGGTTGCATTCACCGGGTTGTCCATCGGCGGTATGATCGCCCAGGTCTTCGCGTTGCAATACCCCGAACGGCTTTCCGCCCTCGTGCTCTGCAGCACCGGAAGCCGAACCGCGCCGCAGGCAAAGGCCGGCTTCGACCAGCGAATCCAAAAAGTCGAAACCGAGGGGATGGGAAGCCAGGTGCCGCTCGTCCTGCAGAACTGGTTCACCGACGGTTTTCGTGAGGCCGCACCGGCGACGATGGGATGGATCGCCGGCATGCTCCGGTCCACCCGGGTCGCAGGGTTCGTGGGCTGTTGCCGGGCCATTCAGGAACTGGACGTCCTTGACCGATTGCCGGCCATCCAGGTTCCGACGCTCCTGATCGCCGGAGAGCAGGACAAGAATTTTCCACCGGCCGTCTCGGAACAAAGCCGGCAGCGGATCGCCGGGTCGGAGCTGAAGGCGTTAAGCAACGCCGCTCACCTGGGCAGCGTCGAACAGGTCCACGCCTTCAACGAAGCCGTCAGCGGATTTCTGCAGCGGTTTCTCCTCTGA